A genomic stretch from Peromyscus eremicus chromosome 6, PerEre_H2_v1, whole genome shotgun sequence includes:
- the Ssx2ip gene encoding afadin- and alpha-actinin-binding protein isoform X1, which translates to MGDWMTVTDPSLCAESKNLSQYTSETKMSPSSLYSQQVLCSSIPLSKNVHSVFSAFCTEENIEQSISYLDQELTTFGFPSLYEEPKSTETKRELNIVAVLNCMNELLVLQRKNLLAQESVETQNLKLGSDMDHLQSCYSKLKEQLETSRRERIGLQERDRQLQCKNRNLHQLLKNEKDEVQKLQNIIASRATQYNHDMKRKEREYNKLKERLHQLVMNKKDKKIAMDVLNYVGRADGKRGSWRTDKTEARNEDEMYRILLNDYEYRQKQILMENAELKKVLQQMKKEMISLLSPQKKKPRERADDTTGTVVISDIEDDAGELSRESVWGLSCDTVREQLTNSIRKQWRILKSHVEKLDNQVSKVHLEGLSDEDVISRQDHEQETEKLELEIQQCKEMIRAQQQLLQQQLATACDDDTTSLLRDCYLLEEKERLKEEWSLFKEQKKNFERERRSFTEAAIRLGLERKAFEEERASWLKQQFLNMTTFDHQSSENVKLFSAFSGSSDPDNLIVHSRPRQKKPHSVANGAPACSSKLTKSLPASPSTSDICQTHSGVSEHRSSINVLNITPEETKASEVGRECTNQKWSVVSRPGSREGCYSGCSSTYTNSHVERDDLP; encoded by the exons ATGGGAGATTGGATGACTGTTACAGATCCAAGTCTGTGTGCAG aaagcaAAAATCTCTCTCAATATACCTCAGAAACAAAGATGTCTCCATCAAGTTTATACTCCCAGCAAGTGCTGTGCTCTTCGATACCTTTATCAAAAAATGTGCACAGTGTTTTCAGTGCCTTCTGCACAGAAGAGAACATTGAACAAAGTATTTCATATCTTGATCAg GAACTGACTACCTTCGGTTTTCCTTCCTTATACGAAGAACCCAAAAgtacagagacaaagagagagttAAATATAGTCGCTGTTTTAAACTGTATGAACGAGCTCCTTGTGCTTCAGCGGAAGAACCTCCTGGCCCAGGAGAGTGTGGAAACACAGAATCTGAAGCTGGGCAGTGACATGGACCATCTGCAGAGCTGCTACAGCAAACTTAAG GAACAGCTGGAAACCTCCAGACGAGAGAGGATTGGGCttcaggagagagacagacagttaCAGTGCAAAAATAGGAATTTGCATCAGCtactgaaaaatgaaaaagatgag gtacaaaaattacaaaatatcaTAGCCAGTCGGGCTACTCAGTATAATCATGATATGAAGAGAAAAGAGCGTGAATACAATAAACTAAAGGAGCGTCTGCATCAGCTTGTTATGAACAAGAAGGATAAAAAAATAG CCATGGACGTCTTAAATTATGTGGGTCGAGCTGATGGAAAACGAGGCTCGTGGAGGACTGATAAAACAGAGGCCAG GAATGAAGACGAAATGTACAGAATTCTGCTGAATGATTATGAGTACCGCCAGAAGCAGATCCTAATGGAGAATGCGGAGCTGAAGAAGGTCCTCCAGCAGATGAAGAAGGAGAtgatttctcttctctctccccagaagaaGAAACCCAGGGAAAGGGCGGATGACACCACAGGCACTGTT GTTATCTCTGATATTGAAGATGATGCtggggagctgagcagagagagtGTGTGGGGCCTTTCTTGTGATACCGTGAGAGAGCAGCTTACAAACAGCATCAGAAAACAGTGGAGGATTTTGAAAAGCCATGTAGAAAAACTTGATAACCAAG TTTCAAAGGTCCACTTAGAAGGCCTCAGTGATGAGGACGTCATCTCCCGACAAGACCACGAACAGGAGACCGAGAAGCTGGAGTTGGAGATCCAGCAGTGTAAAGAGATGATCCGAGCCCAGCAGCAGCTCTTGCAG cAGCAGCTGGCCACTGCGTGTGACGATGACACCACCTCACTGTTGCGAGACTGTTACTTGCTGGAAGAAAAGGAACGCCTCAAAGAAGAGTGGTCCCTCTTTAAAGagcaaaaaaagaattttgagagagaaagacgAAGCTTTACAGAAGCCGCAATCCGCTTGGGGCTGGAG AGGAAGGCATTTGAAGAAGAAAGAGCCAGCTGGTTGAAGCAGCAGTTCTTAAACATGACGACCTTTGACCACCAGAGCTCAGAAAATGTGAAACTGTTCAGTGCCTTCTCAGGAA GTTCTGATCCAGACAATCTTATAGTGCACTCCCGGCCACGACAAAAGAAGCCACACAGTGTGGCTAATGGGGCCCCAGCTTGCTCATCAAAACTGACTAAATCTCTGCCTGCTTCACCTTCTACTTCAGACATTTGCCAGACACACTCTGGTGTGTCTGAACACAG GAGTTCAATCAATGTGCTGAATATAACTCCTGAAGAAACTAAAGCAAGTGAGGTTGGACGAGAATGTACAAATCAGAAATGGAGTGTGGTGTCAAGACCTGGCTCACGGGAAGGTTGCTACAGTGGATGCTCCTCGACCTACACAAATTCTCACGTGGAAAGAGACGACTTACCTTAG
- the Ssx2ip gene encoding afadin- and alpha-actinin-binding protein isoform X2, whose translation MGDWMTVTDPSLCAESKNLSQYTSETKMSPSSLYSQQVLCSSIPLSKNVHSVFSAFCTEENIEQSISYLDQELTTFGFPSLYEEPKSTETKRELNIVAVLNCMNELLVLQRKNLLAQESVETQNLKLGSDMDHLQSCYSKLKEQLETSRRERIGLQERDRQLQCKNRNLHQLLKNEKDEVQKLQNIIASRATQYNHDMKRKEREYNKLKERLHQLVMNKKDKKIAMDVLNYVGRADGKRGSWRTDKTEARNEDEMYRILLNDYEYRQKQILMENAELKKVLQQMKKEMISLLSPQKKKPRERADDTTGTVVISDIEDDAGELSRESVWGLSCDTVREQLTNSIRKQWRILKSHVEKLDNQVSKVHLEGLSDEDVISRQDHEQETEKLELEIQQCKEMIRAQQQLLQQLATACDDDTTSLLRDCYLLEEKERLKEEWSLFKEQKKNFERERRSFTEAAIRLGLERKAFEEERASWLKQQFLNMTTFDHQSSENVKLFSAFSGSSDPDNLIVHSRPRQKKPHSVANGAPACSSKLTKSLPASPSTSDICQTHSGVSEHRSSINVLNITPEETKASEVGRECTNQKWSVVSRPGSREGCYSGCSSTYTNSHVERDDLP comes from the exons ATGGGAGATTGGATGACTGTTACAGATCCAAGTCTGTGTGCAG aaagcaAAAATCTCTCTCAATATACCTCAGAAACAAAGATGTCTCCATCAAGTTTATACTCCCAGCAAGTGCTGTGCTCTTCGATACCTTTATCAAAAAATGTGCACAGTGTTTTCAGTGCCTTCTGCACAGAAGAGAACATTGAACAAAGTATTTCATATCTTGATCAg GAACTGACTACCTTCGGTTTTCCTTCCTTATACGAAGAACCCAAAAgtacagagacaaagagagagttAAATATAGTCGCTGTTTTAAACTGTATGAACGAGCTCCTTGTGCTTCAGCGGAAGAACCTCCTGGCCCAGGAGAGTGTGGAAACACAGAATCTGAAGCTGGGCAGTGACATGGACCATCTGCAGAGCTGCTACAGCAAACTTAAG GAACAGCTGGAAACCTCCAGACGAGAGAGGATTGGGCttcaggagagagacagacagttaCAGTGCAAAAATAGGAATTTGCATCAGCtactgaaaaatgaaaaagatgag gtacaaaaattacaaaatatcaTAGCCAGTCGGGCTACTCAGTATAATCATGATATGAAGAGAAAAGAGCGTGAATACAATAAACTAAAGGAGCGTCTGCATCAGCTTGTTATGAACAAGAAGGATAAAAAAATAG CCATGGACGTCTTAAATTATGTGGGTCGAGCTGATGGAAAACGAGGCTCGTGGAGGACTGATAAAACAGAGGCCAG GAATGAAGACGAAATGTACAGAATTCTGCTGAATGATTATGAGTACCGCCAGAAGCAGATCCTAATGGAGAATGCGGAGCTGAAGAAGGTCCTCCAGCAGATGAAGAAGGAGAtgatttctcttctctctccccagaagaaGAAACCCAGGGAAAGGGCGGATGACACCACAGGCACTGTT GTTATCTCTGATATTGAAGATGATGCtggggagctgagcagagagagtGTGTGGGGCCTTTCTTGTGATACCGTGAGAGAGCAGCTTACAAACAGCATCAGAAAACAGTGGAGGATTTTGAAAAGCCATGTAGAAAAACTTGATAACCAAG TTTCAAAGGTCCACTTAGAAGGCCTCAGTGATGAGGACGTCATCTCCCGACAAGACCACGAACAGGAGACCGAGAAGCTGGAGTTGGAGATCCAGCAGTGTAAAGAGATGATCCGAGCCCAGCAGCAGCTCTTGCAG CAGCTGGCCACTGCGTGTGACGATGACACCACCTCACTGTTGCGAGACTGTTACTTGCTGGAAGAAAAGGAACGCCTCAAAGAAGAGTGGTCCCTCTTTAAAGagcaaaaaaagaattttgagagagaaagacgAAGCTTTACAGAAGCCGCAATCCGCTTGGGGCTGGAG AGGAAGGCATTTGAAGAAGAAAGAGCCAGCTGGTTGAAGCAGCAGTTCTTAAACATGACGACCTTTGACCACCAGAGCTCAGAAAATGTGAAACTGTTCAGTGCCTTCTCAGGAA GTTCTGATCCAGACAATCTTATAGTGCACTCCCGGCCACGACAAAAGAAGCCACACAGTGTGGCTAATGGGGCCCCAGCTTGCTCATCAAAACTGACTAAATCTCTGCCTGCTTCACCTTCTACTTCAGACATTTGCCAGACACACTCTGGTGTGTCTGAACACAG GAGTTCAATCAATGTGCTGAATATAACTCCTGAAGAAACTAAAGCAAGTGAGGTTGGACGAGAATGTACAAATCAGAAATGGAGTGTGGTGTCAAGACCTGGCTCACGGGAAGGTTGCTACAGTGGATGCTCCTCGACCTACACAAATTCTCACGTGGAAAGAGACGACTTACCTTAG